The Patescibacteria group bacterium genome window below encodes:
- the atpF gene encoding F0F1 ATP synthase subunit B → MELLEKLGIDWRLLIAQLVNFLILVLILYKFLYKPLLKMLEGRKEKIEKGLRDAEQLGVELEKTKELQAAEIQKAKQEAKGIIEEAGKRAEVAGAETKLKTKAEVEKLITVAKNQMIEEKIKMMAEVKKEAAEMVIAVAEKIIGKTIDIKAQKSLIEETLREVDKK, encoded by the coding sequence ATGGAATTATTAGAAAAACTTGGCATTGATTGGCGACTTTTAATCGCCCAACTTGTAAATTTTTTGATTTTGGTTTTGATTTTGTATAAATTTTTATACAAACCGCTTTTAAAAATGCTCGAGGGACGAAAAGAAAAAATTGAAAAAGGCCTGCGTGACGCCGAACAGCTTGGAGTAGAATTGGAAAAAACTAAAGAACTTCAGGCCGCAGAAATTCAAAAAGCTAAGCAGGAAGCGAAAGGAATTATTGAAGAAGCGGGGAAGCGCGCTGAAGTGGCTGGGGCGGAAACAAAACTTAAAACAAAGGCTGAGGTGGAAAAGCTAATTACCGTCGCAAAAAATCAAATGATCGAGGAGAAAATAAAGATGATGGCTGAAGTTAAAAAAGAAGCGGCAGAGATGGTTATAGCTGTGGCAGAAAAAATAATTGGTAAAACAATTGATATAAAAGCACAAAAAAGTTTGATAGAAGAAACCCTACGAGAAGTTGATAAAAAATAG
- the atpE gene encoding ATP synthase F0 subunit C: protein MAVTETTQAAGGLLGNLDAVKAIAAAFAIAVGAFGPAMAIGKLAGKAMESIGRNPEAASKVQTAMILAIAFTEAIAIYALVVALIIKFV, encoded by the coding sequence ATGGCTGTAACAGAAACAACGCAGGCTGCGGGCGGGCTTCTTGGCAATTTAGATGCTGTAAAAGCTATCGCTGCGGCTTTCGCAATTGCTGTCGGTGCTTTTGGCCCGGCTATGGCTATCGGAAAATTGGCTGGCAAGGCCATGGAATCGATCGGCCGAAATCCGGAGGCTGCTTCAAAAGTGCAGACCGCGATGATTTTGGCTATCGCTTTCACCGAAGCTATCGCCATTTACGCGCTTGTCGTGGCTCTAATCATTAAGTTTGTTTAG
- a CDS encoding FoF1 ATP synthase subunit a, whose protein sequence is MNISLAAEPIFHIGSFPVTNTLLVAWVIILFLIIIALVVRKNLKEVPRGLQNVVETVVEGALSFMETITGDRKQAKKFFPIVFTIFIFVILSNWIEIVPGLGTIGIWEEHHGKTILVPFIRSASADLNVTLAIAIVSVISTQIFGIAGIGLWKYGKKFLPFGGLFKIKYGFLPVPSFNGIINFFAGFLELIAELAKFVSFSFRLFGNIFAGEVLLTVVSFLVPYIVPLPFLFLEIFVGFVQALVFAMLTLVFLKMAVTEHEHEEHEAH, encoded by the coding sequence ATGAATATTTCCCTTGCCGCGGAACCAATTTTCCATATCGGCAGTTTTCCCGTTACAAATACTTTGCTCGTAGCTTGGGTAATAATTTTATTTTTGATAATCATCGCGCTAGTAGTACGAAAAAATTTAAAAGAAGTACCGAGAGGATTACAAAATGTTGTGGAAACAGTTGTGGAGGGGGCGTTAAGTTTTATGGAAACAATCACGGGCGACCGGAAACAGGCCAAAAAATTTTTCCCGATAGTTTTTACAATTTTTATTTTTGTAATTTTATCTAATTGGATTGAAATTGTTCCAGGACTTGGGACGATAGGCATTTGGGAAGAACATCACGGAAAAACAATTTTAGTTCCCTTTATTCGTTCGGCTTCGGCTGATTTGAATGTTACTTTGGCGATCGCCATTGTTTCTGTAATTTCTACTCAAATTTTCGGCATTGCTGGAATTGGTCTTTGGAAATATGGAAAAAAATTTCTTCCCTTCGGCGGTTTATTTAAAATAAAATACGGATTTTTACCGGTTCCTTCTTTTAACGGAATTATTAATTTTTTTGCCGGTTTTTTAGAATTAATTGCCGAACTAGCGAAATTTGTTTCTTTTTCTTTTCGGCTTTTCGGAAATATTTTTGCCGGAGAAGTTTTATTGACAGTAGTTAGTTTTCTCGTACCATATATTGTGCCTTTGCCATTTTTATTTTTGGAAATTTTTGTGGGATTTGTTCAAGCTTTGGTTTTTGCGATGTTAACTTTAGTATTTCTAAAAATGGCAGTCACGGAACATGAACACGAGGAACATGAAGCGCATTAA
- a CDS encoding AtpZ/AtpI family protein, with protein MDKLETSQKTKEKSQVWYALSLAWQLGYSIAVPLVLLALLGRILDKRFDTSPWLLLAGVLLSLVISTFAVYFKTIKILGTADSEKVKSEKTEQK; from the coding sequence GTGGATAAGCTAGAAACTTCCCAAAAAACAAAAGAAAAAAGTCAGGTTTGGTATGCGCTGTCTCTGGCTTGGCAACTTGGTTATTCTATTGCTGTTCCGTTAGTTCTTCTTGCTTTGCTCGGTAGAATTTTAGATAAAAGATTTGACACTTCACCTTGGCTTTTATTGGCCGGAGTGCTTTTATCTTTAGTTATTTCAACTTTTGCTGTTTATTTTAAGACAATAAAAATTTTAGGAACGGCAGATTCCGAAAAGGTAAAATCTGAAAAAACTGAACAAAAATAA